In Bacillus cytotoxicus NVH 391-98, the following are encoded in one genomic region:
- a CDS encoding quaternary amine ABC transporter ATP-binding protein, translated as MKNTKVRVENVTKVFGKNPQRAVALLKEGKSKTEILKETGMNVGVKKATFEVYTGEIFVIMGLSGSGKSTLVRMLNQLIKPTAGHIYIDEEDIATMGKEALRKVRRTKMSMVFQKFALFPHRTVIQNVAYGLEVQGVPVEERETKALESLKLVGLDHHKDSYPGQLSGGMQQRVGIARALTNDPDVLLMDESFSALDPLIRKEMQDELLELQDKMEKTIIFITHDLDEALRIGDRIALMKDGEIVQIGTPEEIMMSPANEFVEKFVADVNLGKVITAESILKRPETLLIDRGPRVALQIMRNAGVSTVYVVNKKHEFLGILTADDASKAVQKQWPIADLLITDLPHVYVDTLLEETYAKMAEMKFPLPVIDEKNRLRGIIKRESVIQALAGNIEDEVNDNE; from the coding sequence ATGAAAAATACAAAAGTACGTGTGGAAAACGTGACAAAAGTATTCGGGAAAAATCCTCAACGAGCAGTTGCTTTATTAAAAGAGGGGAAAAGTAAAACAGAAATCTTGAAAGAAACAGGAATGAATGTTGGTGTGAAAAAAGCAACATTTGAAGTATATACAGGAGAAATATTTGTGATTATGGGACTTTCAGGAAGCGGAAAATCAACACTTGTTCGTATGCTTAACCAACTTATAAAGCCAACAGCGGGGCATATATACATAGATGAAGAAGATATCGCAACAATGGGGAAAGAGGCGCTTCGCAAAGTACGAAGAACGAAGATGAGCATGGTATTTCAAAAATTTGCTTTATTCCCACATCGAACTGTGATTCAAAATGTAGCGTATGGTTTAGAAGTACAAGGGGTACCGGTAGAAGAAAGAGAAACAAAAGCGTTAGAATCTCTCAAGTTAGTTGGATTAGATCATCATAAAGATAGTTATCCAGGACAATTAAGCGGTGGGATGCAGCAACGTGTTGGAATTGCAAGAGCGCTTACGAATGATCCAGACGTGCTTCTAATGGATGAGTCATTTAGTGCATTAGATCCATTGATTCGAAAAGAAATGCAGGATGAATTATTAGAGCTGCAAGATAAAATGGAGAAAACAATTATTTTTATTACGCATGATTTAGACGAAGCGCTTCGAATTGGAGATCGCATTGCGCTGATGAAAGATGGAGAAATTGTCCAAATTGGAACACCTGAAGAAATTATGATGAGCCCAGCAAATGAATTTGTAGAGAAATTTGTTGCTGATGTGAACTTAGGAAAAGTCATTACTGCTGAATCTATTTTAAAAAGACCAGAAACATTACTGATTGACCGCGGACCGCGCGTAGCTCTGCAAATTATGAGAAATGCGGGGGTATCTACTGTATATGTAGTCAATAAAAAACATGAGTTTTTAGGAATTTTAACGGCTGATGATGCAAGTAAAGCAGTGCAAAAACAATGGCCAATTGCAGACTTGTTAATCACAGATCTTCCTCATGTATATGTAGATACATTACTAGAAGAAACGTATGCAAAAATGGCAGAAATGAAATTTCCTTTACCTGTTATTGATGAAAAAAATAGGCTAAGGGGGATTATTAAACGAGAAAGTGTCATTCAAGCCCTTGCCGGAAATATTGAAGATGAGGTGAATGACAATGAATAA
- a CDS encoding glycine betaine ABC transporter substrate-binding protein: MKRKIWLISILLFISMIITSCNATNANTKGKIKLGVTSWKENIAIANLWKVLLEQKGYKVEPMYLEKAAIWTGVARGDIDANLEVWLPVTDKPLNNRYKNDIVLKAKWYEGTGLGLVVPSYMTDVNSIEDLNAHKEEFGNKIVGIEPGSSLMNLTNKAMKEYDVKLKLVQSSEAAMMSELKKAYTQKKPIAVTLWNPHWGFSEFDLKYLKDPKKVYGEKDDIYYSVRKGFEKDYPDVVKYFDRWKMNDEQLGTLMVMLNKIKDPEEAARKWIKKNQRLVNEWMKE, from the coding sequence ATGAAACGAAAAATATGGCTTATTAGTATCTTGTTATTTATCAGTATGATTATTACTTCTTGTAATGCAACAAATGCAAATACAAAAGGAAAAATTAAACTTGGTGTTACAAGTTGGAAAGAAAATATTGCAATTGCAAATTTATGGAAAGTTTTGCTAGAACAAAAAGGATATAAAGTAGAGCCAATGTATTTAGAAAAAGCAGCCATTTGGACTGGTGTTGCTCGTGGTGATATAGATGCAAATTTAGAAGTTTGGCTTCCAGTTACCGATAAACCGTTAAATAATCGGTATAAAAATGATATCGTTTTAAAAGCAAAATGGTATGAAGGAACGGGACTTGGCTTAGTTGTTCCTTCTTACATGACAGACGTTAACAGCATCGAAGATTTAAATGCTCATAAAGAAGAATTCGGTAATAAAATTGTCGGTATTGAACCAGGTAGTAGCTTGATGAATTTAACAAATAAAGCGATGAAAGAATATGATGTAAAGTTAAAACTTGTCCAATCTTCAGAAGCGGCCATGATGAGTGAATTAAAAAAAGCATATACACAAAAGAAACCAATCGCTGTGACGCTTTGGAATCCACACTGGGGCTTTTCAGAATTTGATTTAAAATATTTAAAAGACCCTAAGAAAGTATATGGTGAAAAAGACGACATTTATTACTCTGTAAGAAAAGGATTTGAAAAAGATTATCCAGATGTTGTGAAATATTTTGATAGATGGAAAATGAATGATGAACAACTTGGTACTTTAATGGTTATGTTAAATAAAATAAAAGATCCTGAAGAAGCGGCACGAAAATGGATTAAAAAGAACCAAAGACTTGTGAATGAGTGGATGAAAGAATAA
- the clpP gene encoding ATP-dependent Clp endopeptidase proteolytic subunit ClpP, producing MNTIPYVVEQTKLGERSYDIYSRLLKDRIVMIGSEINDQVASSVVAQLLFLEAEDAEKDIFLYINSPGGSTTAGFAILDTMNLIKPDVQTLCMGLAASFGALLLLSGTKGKRFALPNSEIMIHQPLGGAKGQATEIEITAKRILKLKQDINNIISDRTGQPIEKVARDTERDYFMTAEEAKTYGIVDAVITKK from the coding sequence ATGAATACAATTCCATATGTTGTGGAACAAACAAAGTTAGGAGAACGCTCCTATGATATATATTCTAGATTATTAAAAGATCGTATTGTGATGATTGGTTCAGAAATTAATGATCAAGTTGCAAGTAGTGTAGTGGCGCAGTTATTGTTTTTAGAAGCAGAAGATGCAGAAAAAGATATTTTTCTTTATATTAATAGTCCAGGTGGTTCGACGACAGCAGGATTTGCGATTTTAGATACAATGAACTTGATTAAGCCAGATGTACAAACGCTTTGTATGGGCTTGGCAGCATCATTTGGGGCACTTTTGTTGCTTAGCGGAACAAAAGGAAAACGATTTGCGCTCCCAAATAGTGAAATTATGATTCACCAGCCGCTTGGCGGAGCAAAAGGGCAAGCGACAGAGATTGAAATAACAGCAAAGCGGATATTAAAGTTAAAACAAGATATTAACAATATTATATCTGACCGAACAGGGCAACCAATTGAAAAAGTAGCGCGTGATACAGAAAGAGATTACTTTATGACGGCAGAAGAAGCAAAAACATACGGGATTGTTGATGCGGTTATTACAAAAAAATAA
- a CDS encoding RNA polymerase subunit sigma-70 produces the protein MCTKVMPLFKNPIDMDYSNKNFLIENYAELKRYCMFLTKNKWDGEDLAQEAVCKVLQKYKEEDICMTLLYKIARNQWFDQLKVKSVQEKLEKEVTFETPHEIIADLHEMAEKVVTSLNAQQAVIFLLKDVFQYHLSDIAKICSISEGAVKASLFRSRNKLKMRNEEDGNLAWQDDAKVVVTAVREQKPELLTKLLPTIHFTHVSSKEPVLLFSAKKSSSYNFMLCAA, from the coding sequence TTGTGCACAAAAGTAATGCCATTGTTTAAAAATCCTATCGATATGGATTATTCAAATAAAAATTTTCTTATTGAGAATTATGCCGAATTAAAAAGATACTGCATGTTTTTAACAAAAAACAAATGGGATGGTGAAGACCTAGCGCAAGAAGCGGTTTGTAAAGTACTGCAAAAATATAAGGAGGAAGATATTTGTATGACGCTTCTATATAAAATTGCGCGAAATCAATGGTTCGATCAATTAAAAGTAAAATCTGTTCAAGAGAAATTAGAGAAGGAAGTAACATTTGAAACACCACATGAAATAATTGCTGATTTGCATGAGATGGCGGAAAAAGTAGTCACTTCGCTAAATGCCCAGCAAGCTGTCATTTTTCTGTTAAAAGATGTCTTTCAATATCATCTATCTGATATTGCGAAAATATGCTCGATATCAGAAGGAGCAGTGAAAGCTTCGTTATTTCGGAGTAGAAATAAATTGAAAATGAGAAATGAAGAAGATGGTAACTTAGCTTGGCAAGATGATGCCAAGGTAGTCGTAACAGCGGTTCGTGAACAAAAACCAGAATTATTAACAAAACTTCTTCCAACTATTCATTTTACACATGTATCTTCTAAAGAGCCGGTGCTATTGTTCAGTGCGAAAAAATCTTCTTCTTACAATTTTATGTTATGTGCAGCTTAA
- a CDS encoding 2Fe-2S iron-sulfur cluster-binding protein has product MPKLTVIGTGTFDIEEGTKLVLALEDNGVPILHRCGGKARCTTCRVEVIAGDFCEPTPKETHAMTEKGIEDHLRLSCQMRVYKDLTIRPILTVENSGLDAGPRPAE; this is encoded by the coding sequence ATGCCAAAATTAACTGTAATCGGCACTGGTACTTTTGATATTGAAGAAGGAACAAAATTAGTGTTAGCTCTTGAAGATAACGGCGTTCCAATTCTTCATCGTTGCGGCGGGAAAGCTCGCTGTACAACTTGTAGAGTTGAAGTCATCGCAGGAGATTTCTGTGAGCCTACGCCTAAAGAAACACATGCAATGACAGAGAAAGGCATTGAAGACCACTTACGATTATCATGTCAAATGCGGGTATATAAAGATTTAACTATCCGGCCCATATTAACGGTCGAAAATTCAGGTTTAGATGCTGGACCGCGTCCTGCAGAATAA
- a CDS encoding GNAT family N-acetyltransferase has protein sequence MKSKRIQEMKDLEIAFQIRKEVFVKEQGVPLEDEFDTFDTLSELCQHILVYYNEIPVGTGRIRFVDNMGKLERICILQPYRKYGLGKVIIQTLEEIAYEKGANKVKLHGQTQAEGFYKKLHYQPSSDVFMEDGIPHILMTKELSC, from the coding sequence TTGAAATCGAAAAGAATTCAAGAAATGAAAGATTTAGAAATCGCCTTTCAAATTCGGAAAGAAGTATTTGTAAAAGAGCAAGGAGTTCCTCTTGAGGATGAATTCGATACATTTGACACGTTAAGTGAGTTATGCCAGCATATTTTAGTTTATTATAACGAAATACCGGTAGGAACGGGCCGAATTCGCTTTGTTGACAACATGGGGAAACTAGAAAGAATTTGTATCTTACAGCCTTATCGGAAATATGGACTTGGAAAAGTCATCATTCAAACGTTAGAAGAAATTGCCTATGAAAAAGGAGCCAACAAAGTAAAACTACACGGCCAAACACAGGCTGAAGGGTTTTATAAAAAATTACACTATCAGCCTTCTTCCGATGTTTTTATGGAAGATGGAATCCCTCATATTTTAATGACAAAAGAATTATCATGCTAA
- a CDS encoding DUF952 domain-containing protein, whose product MKKEDWEAAQISGEIKEASLAEEGFIHCSFLEQSLSVAEKHFRTEKELVLLLIDSTRVQAETKYEKSSNGQEYPHVYGTIHIDAVIDAIPFYREHGAFILPNSILLN is encoded by the coding sequence ATGAAAAAAGAAGATTGGGAAGCAGCACAAATAAGCGGGGAAATTAAGGAGGCATCACTTGCAGAAGAGGGATTTATTCATTGTTCCTTTTTAGAACAATCTTTATCAGTTGCAGAAAAACACTTTCGTACTGAAAAGGAATTAGTCTTACTTTTAATAGATTCCACACGTGTTCAAGCAGAAACAAAATATGAAAAATCATCAAATGGTCAAGAGTATCCACATGTATATGGAACTATACATATCGATGCTGTTATAGATGCTATTCCTTTTTATCGAGAACATGGTGCATTTATTTTGCCAAACAGCATTTTGTTGAATTGA
- a CDS encoding alpha/beta hydrolase, protein MLEDNFKIRNIPVILWGDKSEKIFIAVHGNMSNKEDAVIQILAEEANQKGYQVLSFDLPEHGERKNDTTPCKVQFCVSELSIIMNYAKEHWKEVSVFACSMGAYFSLLAYQNDLLEKALFLSPVVNMERIIENMMKWFHVTPELLQKEMTIETPIGQKLYWDYLCYVKEHPIHTWNTDTYIMYGAKDELCEFETINYFTKKHRCKLEVIETGEHYFHTEEQLKIFKQWLQKHI, encoded by the coding sequence ATGCTTGAAGATAATTTTAAAATTCGTAATATTCCCGTGATTTTATGGGGAGATAAGAGTGAAAAAATTTTTATTGCAGTACATGGAAATATGTCAAATAAGGAAGATGCAGTTATTCAAATATTAGCTGAAGAAGCCAATCAAAAAGGTTATCAAGTGTTAAGCTTTGATTTACCTGAGCATGGAGAAAGAAAAAATGATACTACTCCTTGCAAAGTACAGTTTTGTGTCAGCGAATTATCTATAATTATGAATTACGCAAAAGAACATTGGAAAGAAGTAAGCGTGTTTGCATGTAGTATGGGAGCTTATTTTAGCCTTTTAGCCTATCAAAATGATTTGTTAGAAAAGGCATTATTTTTATCACCAGTAGTTAATATGGAACGAATTATCGAAAATATGATGAAATGGTTTCATGTAACACCAGAGCTTTTGCAAAAAGAAATGACTATAGAGACACCCATTGGTCAAAAGTTATATTGGGATTATTTATGCTATGTAAAAGAACATCCTATTCATACATGGAATACAGATACATATATTATGTATGGAGCCAAGGATGAACTGTGCGAATTTGAAACTATTAACTATTTTACAAAAAAACATCGTTGTAAATTAGAAGTCATAGAAACAGGTGAACATTATTTTCATACTGAAGAACAGTTAAAGATATTTAAGCAGTGGCTACAAAAACATATTTAG
- a CDS encoding UPF0715 family protein: protein MIFKGLKNILLAGFLMSLVEMLISSNSIPEAKFELLIVYTLAFSCAYFIFAVPFQLLIHIKGFLKKFSILSLSLSLYILGSFFAFFIINISDFNLELSFFKQINTYIHIFMTAIIFWVCDSICFDDKG from the coding sequence TTGATTTTTAAAGGATTGAAAAATATTCTTTTAGCAGGCTTTTTAATGTCACTGGTAGAAATGTTAATATCTTCAAATTCTATACCAGAAGCAAAATTCGAATTGTTAATTGTATATACTCTAGCATTTTCATGTGCGTATTTTATTTTCGCGGTGCCGTTTCAGTTATTGATTCATATAAAAGGTTTTTTAAAAAAATTTAGTATTTTATCTTTATCTTTATCTCTCTATATTCTAGGTTCATTTTTTGCTTTTTTCATTATAAACATTTCTGATTTTAATTTAGAACTATCTTTTTTTAAGCAAATAAATACATATATACACATTTTTATGACAGCTATTATATTTTGGGTATGTGACTCTATATGTTTTGATGATAAAGGTTAG
- the recQ gene encoding DNA helicase RecQ: MFTKAQELLSSYFGYSSFRRGQDETIKNVLDGKDTVCIMPTGGGKSICYQIPALVFEGTTLVISPLISLMKDQVDTLVQNGISATYINSSISITEANQRIQLAKQGHYKLLYVAPERLDSMEFVDQLIDMKIPMIAIDEAHCISQWGHDFRPSYLHIHRILDYLPEKPIVLALTATATPQVREDICRALDIDPTHTIMTTFERENLSFSVIKGQDRNAYLKEYIRQNQKESGIIYAATRKVVDQLYEELSKAGVSVARYHAGMSDYERDEQQERFLRDEVSVMVATSAFGMGIDKSNIRYVIHYQLPKNMESYYQEAGRAGRDGLDSECILLYSSQDVQVQRFLIDQSTGESRFSNELEKLQYMTDYCHTEQCLQSFILDYFGEVPEGDCGRCGNCTDERESIDVTREAQMVLSCMIRTNQRFGKQMIAQVLTGSKNKKVLEFRFHTLPTYGLLSDRSVKEVSEFIEFLISDELIAVEHGTYPTLKVTAKGKEVLLGNERVLRKERVETRQIVQDHPLFEVLREIRKEIAQSEGVPPFVIFSDQTLTDMCAKMPKNETELLQVKGIGEHKLAKYGSHFLQAVLHFMEENPNYEETLKTEVVTERKKLGKASKNSHLETYEMYERGTELSEIAKVRGLSRQTVENHLIRCSEEGMKVEWESFVPTEYKSLIESAVQHAEGGLKSIKEQLPDEVSYFMIRAYLQIRK; the protein is encoded by the coding sequence TTGTTTACAAAAGCACAAGAACTTTTATCCTCTTATTTTGGCTACTCGTCATTTCGCAGAGGACAAGATGAAACAATTAAAAATGTATTGGATGGGAAAGATACAGTTTGTATTATGCCAACAGGTGGCGGGAAATCGATTTGTTATCAAATTCCTGCATTGGTATTTGAGGGGACGACTTTAGTGATTTCACCTTTGATTTCACTTATGAAAGATCAGGTAGATACACTTGTACAAAATGGGATTTCAGCCACATATATTAATAGTTCTATTTCGATAACAGAAGCGAATCAGCGTATACAGTTAGCGAAGCAAGGGCATTATAAATTGCTTTATGTTGCACCGGAGCGTCTCGATTCGATGGAATTTGTGGATCAATTAATCGATATGAAAATACCGATGATCGCAATTGATGAAGCCCACTGTATTTCACAATGGGGACATGATTTCCGTCCAAGTTATTTACATATACATCGCATATTAGATTACTTGCCAGAAAAGCCAATCGTGCTCGCGTTAACTGCAACTGCAACGCCGCAAGTACGAGAAGACATTTGCCGTGCATTAGACATTGATCCTACTCATACGATCATGACAACGTTTGAGAGAGAAAACTTATCATTCTCTGTTATAAAAGGACAAGATCGCAATGCATATTTGAAAGAATATATTCGGCAAAACCAAAAAGAATCTGGAATCATTTATGCGGCAACGCGAAAAGTCGTAGACCAGCTATATGAAGAACTAAGTAAGGCCGGCGTTTCTGTTGCGCGCTATCACGCTGGGATGAGCGACTATGAACGTGATGAACAACAAGAACGTTTTTTGCGAGATGAAGTCAGTGTCATGGTCGCAACATCGGCATTTGGTATGGGAATTGATAAATCGAATATAAGATATGTAATTCATTATCAACTTCCGAAAAATATGGAAAGCTATTATCAAGAAGCAGGTCGTGCTGGTCGTGATGGATTAGATAGTGAATGTATTTTGTTATATTCCTCTCAAGATGTACAAGTGCAACGTTTTTTAATTGATCAATCGACGGGAGAGTCACGTTTCTCAAATGAATTAGAGAAATTGCAGTACATGACCGATTATTGCCATACGGAACAATGTTTACAATCTTTTATTCTAGATTACTTTGGCGAAGTGCCAGAAGGGGATTGTGGCCGCTGTGGAAATTGTACAGATGAGCGTGAAAGTATTGATGTAACTAGAGAAGCGCAAATGGTTTTATCCTGTATGATTCGAACGAATCAACGCTTTGGAAAACAAATGATTGCACAAGTGTTAACAGGATCAAAAAATAAAAAAGTGCTTGAATTTCGTTTTCATACACTTCCAACGTATGGGCTTTTATCAGATCGCAGTGTAAAAGAAGTGAGTGAATTTATTGAGTTTTTAATTTCGGATGAATTAATTGCGGTAGAGCATGGAACGTATCCAACATTAAAAGTAACCGCAAAAGGAAAAGAAGTATTGCTTGGAAACGAACGTGTACTGCGTAAAGAAAGAGTAGAAACAAGACAAATTGTACAGGACCATCCGCTTTTCGAAGTGCTTCGTGAAATTCGAAAAGAGATTGCACAAAGCGAAGGGGTACCGCCATTTGTTATTTTTTCTGATCAAACGTTAACAGATATGTGTGCGAAAATGCCGAAAAACGAGACAGAACTCCTGCAAGTAAAAGGAATAGGCGAGCATAAACTGGCGAAGTACGGTTCTCACTTTTTACAAGCAGTGCTTCATTTTATGGAAGAAAATCCGAATTACGAAGAAACATTAAAAACAGAAGTTGTGACTGAGCGAAAAAAATTAGGGAAAGCTTCTAAAAACTCTCATTTAGAAACGTATGAAATGTATGAGCGGGGCACTGAACTCAGTGAGATTGCAAAAGTAAGAGGTTTATCGCGTCAAACGGTAGAAAATCATTTAATTCGTTGTTCGGAAGAAGGGATGAAAGTAGAGTGGGAAAGCTTTGTGCCAACAGAGTATAAATCACTTATCGAATCAGCAGTTCAACATGCAGAGGGCGGTTTAAAGTCAATAAAAGAACAGCTCCCAGATGAAGTGAGTTATTTTATGATTCGGGCTTATTTACAAATAAGAAAGTAG
- a CDS encoding Phr family secreted Rap phosphatase inhibitor: protein MKKIKIALLGLMSVAVVSFGLNSPITKDNASSELKYETVSYMSEHGGGI, encoded by the coding sequence ATGAAAAAGATTAAAATTGCATTGTTAGGTTTAATGAGTGTTGCAGTAGTATCATTTGGTTTAAATAGTCCTATTACAAAAGATAATGCTTCTTCTGAATTAAAGTATGAAACAGTATCATACATGTCAGAACATGGTGGTGGAATCTAA
- a CDS encoding response regulator aspartate phosphatase — translation MGIKTIADKGYDLLDEWYQKMLSQQLDQAMVLKKAMDDKFNNMKKHTDSFIYYSLLNFRYQMLTGDFEKSLEGFDYIKDMPDCFLKYYYHFFHFIYHTETGNYNCAEYHRELAANLLDMMPNEAETAEYHYRIALYHYYLSQPTLAIHYATKALEYFSSQEGYETKVGACKNTLGMACVTLEQFEMAEEYLIAALNILERNNEEKAALTVRYNLGLFYADQNLSELAVRHLTDVFEKFTYPRAPYQKRGMYVLAREHFKLGNLAEAQFYIHEGLQCCTEEYDHHFTILKTMIENKSITNLEKCILEGISYFKKQDLWKDVQIYSELLAIKWYNMGMKEKASDYYHMSHEAKNLLKEKGRLK, via the coding sequence ATGGGAATAAAGACTATCGCCGACAAAGGGTATGATTTATTAGACGAATGGTACCAGAAAATGCTTTCTCAACAATTAGATCAAGCAATGGTTCTAAAAAAAGCGATGGATGATAAATTTAATAATATGAAGAAGCATACAGATTCTTTTATTTATTACTCTTTATTAAACTTTAGATATCAGATGTTAACCGGCGATTTCGAAAAAAGTCTTGAAGGATTTGACTACATAAAAGATATGCCAGATTGCTTTTTGAAATATTATTATCATTTCTTTCATTTTATTTATCACACTGAAACTGGAAACTATAATTGTGCAGAATACCATCGGGAACTCGCAGCTAATCTACTGGATATGATGCCAAATGAAGCTGAAACAGCGGAGTACCATTATCGGATTGCCCTATACCATTATTATTTATCACAACCAACATTAGCGATTCATTACGCTACAAAGGCCCTTGAGTATTTTTCAAGTCAAGAAGGCTACGAAACAAAAGTTGGAGCATGTAAAAATACTTTAGGCATGGCTTGCGTTACATTAGAACAATTTGAGATGGCAGAAGAATATTTGATTGCTGCTTTAAATATTCTTGAACGAAATAATGAAGAAAAAGCAGCTTTGACCGTTCGTTATAACTTAGGTTTATTCTATGCCGATCAAAATCTTTCAGAATTAGCAGTGCGGCATCTTACAGATGTATTTGAAAAATTTACTTATCCAAGAGCACCCTATCAAAAAAGAGGGATGTATGTGTTAGCACGTGAACACTTCAAACTAGGAAATCTAGCAGAGGCTCAATTTTATATCCATGAAGGCCTACAGTGTTGTACAGAAGAATACGATCATCATTTTACAATCTTAAAAACGATGATTGAAAATAAATCAATTACAAATCTAGAGAAATGTATTTTAGAAGGGATTTCTTACTTTAAAAAACAAGATTTATGGAAAGATGTACAGATTTATAGCGAACTATTAGCTATCAAATGGTATAATATGGGTATGAAAGAAAAAGCAAGTGACTATTATCATATGAGTCACGAAGCTAAAAATTTATTAAAAGAAAAGGGGCGTTTAAAATGA
- a CDS encoding DUF6884 domain-containing protein — protein sequence MKRLCIIPCGKKKIWDKYPSQGPTKAKDVYISSFGKACQAYAGMFFEDWVILSAKHGFLRPNDIVTENYDLAFDSKSDEIVNVEQLKKQMVDKGLLEFDEIVLLAGKKHKKVVTKLYPEDRITYPLAGCKGIGYMLQRLKGAVEKGEEI from the coding sequence ATGAAACGATTATGTATTATTCCCTGTGGGAAAAAGAAAATTTGGGATAAGTACCCAAGTCAAGGTCCAACAAAAGCGAAAGACGTTTATATTAGCTCGTTTGGAAAAGCATGTCAGGCATATGCGGGAATGTTTTTTGAGGATTGGGTAATATTATCGGCAAAGCATGGATTTTTAAGACCAAATGACATTGTAACAGAAAACTATGATCTCGCTTTTGACTCGAAGAGTGACGAGATTGTTAATGTAGAGCAACTCAAAAAACAAATGGTGGATAAAGGATTGCTAGAGTTCGATGAAATTGTTCTACTAGCGGGAAAGAAACATAAAAAAGTAGTCACAAAACTATATCCAGAAGATAGGATTACATATCCATTAGCAGGATGCAAAGGGATTGGATATATGCTTCAGAGATTGAAAGGTGCTGTGGAAAAGGGAGAAGAGATTTAG
- the ppaC gene encoding manganese-dependent inorganic pyrophosphatase encodes MEKVLVFGHKNPDTDAICSAIAYAELKKELGMNAEPVRLGEISGETQFALDYFKVEGPRFVETVANEVDNVILVDHNERQQSANDIESVRVLEVIDHHRIANFETSDPLYYRCEPVGCTATILNKMYKENGVAIRKEIAGLMLSAIISDSLLFKSPTCTEQDVAAARELAEIAGVDAESYGLEMLKAGADLSGKTMEQLISLDAKEFQMGNAKVEIAQVNAVDTNDVLVHQAELEKVISAVVEEKGLDLFLFVVTDILTNDSVGLAIGKAANAVEKAYNVTLENNTATLKGVVSRKKQIVPVLTETFQAL; translated from the coding sequence ATGGAAAAAGTACTAGTTTTCGGGCATAAAAACCCAGATACAGATGCAATTTGTTCTGCAATTGCTTATGCAGAACTAAAAAAAGAATTAGGAATGAATGCTGAGCCTGTACGTTTAGGTGAGATCAGCGGTGAAACTCAATTTGCGTTAGATTATTTTAAAGTAGAAGGACCGCGTTTTGTTGAGACAGTAGCAAACGAAGTGGACAACGTTATTTTAGTTGACCATAACGAACGTCAACAAAGTGCTAACGATATCGAATCTGTTCGTGTGTTAGAAGTTATCGATCATCATCGTATTGCTAACTTTGAAACGAGCGATCCTTTATACTATCGTTGTGAGCCAGTTGGTTGTACAGCTACAATCTTAAACAAAATGTACAAAGAAAATGGCGTTGCAATTCGTAAAGAAATTGCAGGTTTAATGTTATCTGCAATTATCTCAGATTCTTTATTGTTTAAATCACCAACTTGCACAGAACAAGACGTAGCTGCAGCTCGTGAATTGGCTGAAATCGCTGGCGTTGATGCAGAAAGCTACGGCTTAGAAATGTTAAAAGCTGGTGCAGATTTAAGTGGTAAAACAATGGAGCAATTAATTTCTCTTGACGCAAAAGAATTCCAAATGGGTAACGCGAAAGTTGAAATTGCACAAGTAAACGCTGTTGATACAAACGACGTTCTTGTACACCAAGCAGAATTAGAAAAAGTTATTTCTGCAGTAGTAGAAGAGAAAGGATTAGATTTATTCTTATTCGTTGTAACAGATATCTTAACAAACGATTCTGTCGGCCTTGCGATCGGGAAAGCAGCAAATGCTGTTGAAAAAGCATACAACGTAACATTAGAAAACAACACAGCTACTTTAAAAGGTGTTGTATCTCGTAAAAAACAAATCGTTCCTGTATTAACAGAAACATTCCAAGCTCTATAA